Proteins from one Candidatus Methylomirabilota bacterium genomic window:
- a CDS encoding zf-HC2 domain-containing protein gives MKNRATCEETQEVLQEFMDATLAPDQVGRLQAHLETCPACADALAVQREIRNQVAAGVSRREPPAELRQKVREILTPKEAPTRGLLPRPTLQWGMAFAALVLISLVSLTLLNRGGERIPPILIEAVNDHRSFVMRGTPPTESTADRQQVRKWLAAKVGFEVDPPAGQVGELRFMGGDVTFFLERKVACLLYSKGKTLVSLFVLPDQGVEVPRSGFRRVDGLEMYVASQDGYGVALWKKGNLLYSLVTDLPPDELVEVAKQMAQI, from the coding sequence ATGAAGAACAGAGCGACGTGCGAAGAAACTCAAGAGGTCCTGCAAGAGTTTATGGATGCCACCCTGGCGCCGGATCAGGTGGGGCGGCTGCAGGCCCATCTGGAGACCTGTCCGGCGTGTGCGGATGCGCTGGCGGTGCAACGTGAGATTCGAAACCAGGTGGCTGCCGGGGTATCGCGGCGAGAACCCCCTGCCGAGCTCCGCCAGAAGGTGAGAGAGATCCTCACCCCCAAGGAGGCGCCGACGCGGGGACTGCTGCCGAGGCCGACCCTGCAATGGGGCATGGCGTTCGCCGCGCTGGTGTTGATCAGCCTCGTCTCCCTCACCCTATTGAATCGGGGTGGTGAGCGAATCCCACCCATCCTGATCGAGGCCGTCAATGATCACCGCAGCTTCGTGATGCGGGGCACTCCCCCGACCGAGTCCACCGCTGATCGACAACAGGTGAGAAAATGGCTAGCGGCCAAGGTAGGCTTCGAGGTCGATCCCCCGGCGGGGCAAGTTGGAGAGCTTCGCTTCATGGGGGGCGATGTGACCTTCTTCCTCGAGCGGAAGGTGGCCTGCCTGCTGTATAGCAAGGGGAAGACGCTTGTCTCCCTTTTCGTCCTGCCCGATCAGGGGGTCGAGGTCCCGCGGTCGGGTTTTCGCCGGGTGGACGGCCTCGAGATGTACGTCGCGTCCCAGGATGGCTATGGCGTGGCCCTCTGGAAAAAGGGGAACCTGCTCTACTCGCTGGTCACGGATCTTCCCCCGGACGAGCTGGTGGAGGTCGCCAAACAGATGGCCCAGATCTAA
- a CDS encoding sigma-70 family RNA polymerase sigma factor, with amino-acid sequence MPLSLSFLKQYLLRSEATEEGAATFQHEAAKHLTSLYNFALGLAKNEEDAADLVQETYLRALRFQHRFQPGTNLRAWLFKILRHAFIDNYWRRSREPALEDAEPERGSATLAGVEGVRGEEAGPLNRLVRADLTEALEQLPDPFRTAILLSDVEGLSVEEIADIMDSPKNTVKTRLFRGRQLLRKLLTDYEN; translated from the coding sequence ATGCCCCTTTCCCTCAGCTTCCTGAAGCAATATCTCCTCCGCAGCGAGGCTACAGAAGAGGGTGCGGCGACGTTCCAGCACGAGGCCGCAAAGCACCTGACCTCCCTGTACAACTTTGCCCTCGGCCTGGCCAAGAACGAGGAGGACGCGGCGGATCTGGTTCAGGAGACCTACCTCCGGGCGCTCCGGTTCCAACACCGATTTCAGCCGGGAACCAATCTGCGGGCTTGGCTGTTTAAGATATTGAGGCATGCTTTTATCGATAATTACTGGCGCCGGAGCCGGGAACCGGCGCTCGAGGATGCGGAGCCCGAACGGGGTTCCGCCACGCTGGCCGGGGTCGAGGGAGTCCGTGGAGAAGAGGCAGGGCCCCTGAACCGTCTAGTGCGCGCCGACCTCACCGAGGCCCTCGAGCAGCTCCCGGATCCGTTCCGCACGGCCATCCTCCTCTCTGACGTGGAGGGGCTGAGTGTCGAGGAGATCGCCGACATCATGGACAGCCCAAAGAATACGGTCAAGACGCGTCTCTTTCGGGGGCGCCAGTTGCTGCGAAAACTGTTGACGGATTACGAGAACTGA
- a CDS encoding lactate utilization protein, whose translation MPVLNQLEERIRQTRVASRRRQASIRGRFQAEVERVGGIVQVVTDLQVVGFSIAGVAKARGITRCQAAEPDLARDLNLERALAEAGIELVTGPAPESIPGAGIGITRAALGVAETGSVLIHLDEVDGHLLSMLPEIHVALLHQDALVDSLEEGLLLTRYLVLKSQARGLPSYLSWVTGPSRTADIERVLTIGVHGPKELYIFLLPPPGEGS comes from the coding sequence ATGCCCGTGTTGAACCAATTAGAGGAGCGGATACGCCAAACCAGGGTGGCCAGCCGTCGCCGCCAGGCCTCCATCCGGGGTCGATTTCAAGCCGAGGTCGAGCGCGTGGGCGGGATTGTTCAGGTCGTAACTGATCTCCAGGTGGTCGGTTTTTCGATTGCCGGTGTGGCCAAGGCGAGGGGGATCACCCGCTGTCAGGCGGCCGAGCCTGACCTCGCCAGAGATTTGAACCTGGAGCGTGCCCTGGCCGAGGCGGGAATCGAGCTGGTGACGGGCCCCGCTCCGGAATCGATCCCCGGTGCCGGCATCGGAATTACCCGAGCGGCCTTAGGGGTGGCCGAGACCGGCTCGGTCCTCATCCACCTGGATGAGGTGGATGGGCATCTCCTGAGCATGCTTCCAGAGATCCATGTGGCGCTCCTCCACCAAGATGCGCTGGTCGACTCATTGGAAGAAGGCCTGCTGCTCACCCGGTACCTTGTCCTGAAGTCCCAGGCGCGGGGCCTCCCGTCGTATCTTTCCTGGGTGACGGGCCCGAGTCGGACCGCGGACATCGAACGGGTGCTGACCATCGGGGTCCATGGACCGAAGGAGCTGTACATTTTCCTCTTGCCGCCGCCCGGGGAGGGGTCATGA